A region of Candidatus Terasakiella magnetica DNA encodes the following proteins:
- a CDS encoding OmpH family outer membrane protein yields MKISQKLIALAVFALLGLHFASPAHAQQVPIKIAVVDMEQVLIKSTAPKSIREQVNKIRSQYRSEVKKEETALHQANQSLAQKKTLLSQEAFKEERRKFEQKVLGVQKKVQQKNLSLQKAQNAAQAKVKQALSKVVIALAQQQGFTLVLRRAQTIVVAEQFDITNQVITELNKTLPKVVVTTK; encoded by the coding sequence ATGAAGATTAGCCAGAAACTCATCGCTCTTGCCGTATTCGCTCTCTTGGGTTTGCACTTTGCAAGTCCTGCTCATGCTCAGCAGGTTCCTATAAAGATTGCCGTTGTTGATATGGAGCAAGTCCTTATTAAGTCAACTGCACCGAAAAGTATTCGTGAACAGGTTAATAAAATCAGATCACAATATCGTAGTGAAGTGAAAAAAGAAGAAACAGCTTTACACCAAGCAAACCAATCACTCGCACAGAAAAAAACTTTGTTAAGCCAAGAAGCTTTTAAGGAAGAGCGACGTAAATTTGAGCAAAAGGTTCTTGGTGTTCAAAAGAAAGTTCAACAAAAGAACCTTTCACTTCAAAAAGCACAAAATGCAGCACAAGCAAAAGTCAAACAGGCGCTTAGCAAAGTGGTGATTGCTCTTGCACAACAACAAGGTTTTACACTTGTTCTTCGTCGCGCACAGACAATTGTCGTTGCAGAACAATTTGATATTACAAATCAAGTTATCACAGAACTAAATAAAACCCTTCCTAAAGTCGTTGTAACAACAAAGTAG
- the lpxD gene encoding UDP-3-O-(3-hydroxymyristoyl)glucosamine N-acyltransferase, with the protein MADSRFFKCNGPFKAHELADIASAELVGDKDALITDVASIDQATSEQVSFLDNRKYVKAFTKSKAGLCLVHPEVADKAPEGMSLLVTAEPYMGYAKIASTFYPVTFPKAKISERANISETATIADGVIIEAGAYVGENVIIGKGTWIKSNAVLGDGVTVGENCIIHPNVTLSHTIISNGVTIHPGCQIGQDGFGFASGAQGHVRIPQLGRVLIGDHVNIGAATTIDRGAGPDTVIGAGTQIDNIVQIGHNVQIGMGCVIVSHVGISGSTKLGNFVVVGGQAGVAGHLEIGDSVVIAAKAGVMRNVEAGQTVGGFPAIPQWKWLRQVGMIEKLTRGKK; encoded by the coding sequence ATGGCAGACAGTCGATTTTTTAAATGTAATGGCCCTTTTAAAGCCCATGAGCTTGCAGATATTGCTTCTGCAGAGCTTGTCGGTGATAAAGATGCTTTAATTACTGATGTTGCAAGTATTGACCAAGCAACAAGTGAACAGGTTTCATTTCTGGACAACCGCAAATACGTCAAGGCTTTTACCAAAAGCAAAGCAGGCTTATGCCTTGTCCACCCTGAAGTCGCAGATAAAGCCCCTGAAGGCATGTCATTATTGGTAACGGCAGAGCCTTATATGGGCTATGCAAAGATTGCATCGACATTTTATCCGGTTACCTTTCCAAAAGCTAAAATTTCTGAAAGAGCAAATATTTCAGAAACAGCGACAATTGCTGATGGTGTGATCATTGAAGCTGGTGCCTATGTTGGTGAGAATGTCATCATTGGCAAGGGTACATGGATCAAGTCAAATGCTGTGCTTGGTGATGGTGTGACAGTTGGTGAAAACTGCATTATCCACCCCAATGTTACCCTGAGCCACACAATCATTTCCAATGGCGTTACAATCCATCCTGGTTGTCAAATTGGTCAAGATGGCTTTGGCTTTGCCAGTGGTGCGCAAGGCCATGTTCGCATCCCCCAATTGGGCAGGGTCCTTATCGGTGATCATGTCAATATCGGGGCTGCGACAACAATTGATCGAGGTGCTGGGCCCGATACTGTCATTGGGGCAGGGACCCAAATTGATAACATCGTTCAAATCGGCCATAACGTGCAAATTGGCATGGGGTGCGTCATTGTCTCCCATGTAGGTATCTCAGGCAGTACGAAACTCGGCAACTTTGTTGTTGTGGGTGGTCAAGCCGGTGTTGCAGGCCATCTTGAAATTGGCGATAGCGTTGTTATTGCGGCAAAAGCTGGTGTTATGAGAAATGTTGAAGCAGGACAGACCGTTGGCGGTTTCCCTGCTATTCCACAATGGAAATGGTTACGTCAAGTCGGCATGATTGAAAAGCTGACACGCGGAAAAAAATAA
- a CDS encoding 1-deoxy-D-xylulose-5-phosphate reductoisomerase, with amino-acid sequence MVLKKSISILGSTGSIGTSTIDLISKNPDQFNVVSLTGNSNIELLAKQAKDLKADFVCSANGDNYQVLKEALSGTDIEVGAGESAVLEAAQRDAQWVMASIVGAAGLAPTFEAIKRGATIGLANKESLVCAGDLMMQAVKDHGATLLPVDSEHNAIFQVLDFDRPEGIDKIILTASGGPFRTSSLDKMSKVTPKEAVAHPNWSMGAKISVDSASMMNKGLELIEAFHLFPVEEKNIDVLVHPQSVIHSMVSYIDGSVLAQLGSPDMRTPIAYALAWPQRMKAPSAKLNLAEIAQLNFEEPDLERFPALRLAREALQTGKSAPCVLNGVNEIAVSAFLNNQIGFLDIPSTVEAILSKYEHHELETIEQVIEADKKARQLALQAIEKISK; translated from the coding sequence ATGGTTTTAAAAAAATCCATTAGTATCTTGGGTTCAACCGGTTCAATCGGCACAAGCACCATTGATCTGATTTCTAAAAACCCAGATCAGTTTAATGTGGTTTCCCTTACAGGAAATTCAAATATTGAGCTTTTGGCCAAACAAGCTAAAGACCTTAAGGCCGATTTTGTATGTAGTGCCAATGGCGATAACTATCAAGTCCTTAAAGAAGCTTTAAGCGGAACAGATATTGAAGTCGGGGCAGGGGAGAGCGCTGTTTTAGAAGCAGCTCAACGTGATGCACAATGGGTCATGGCCTCAATTGTGGGCGCTGCGGGCTTGGCCCCCACTTTTGAAGCGATTAAACGTGGGGCCACAATCGGCCTTGCCAATAAAGAAAGCCTCGTGTGTGCGGGTGATCTCATGATGCAGGCTGTGAAGGATCATGGCGCCACATTGCTTCCTGTTGATTCTGAACATAATGCTATTTTTCAGGTGCTTGATTTTGATCGCCCTGAAGGGATTGATAAGATCATTCTTACCGCCTCGGGTGGGCCTTTTAGAACCTCTTCGCTTGATAAGATGTCTAAGGTTACCCCAAAAGAGGCCGTTGCCCATCCGAACTGGTCCATGGGGGCAAAAATCTCTGTTGATTCTGCCAGTATGATGAACAAAGGTCTTGAGTTAATCGAAGCCTTCCACCTTTTCCCAGTTGAAGAAAAAAATATTGACGTTTTGGTTCACCCTCAATCGGTCATCCATTCTATGGTTTCTTATATTGATGGCTCTGTGCTTGCTCAATTGGGCTCACCTGATATGAGAACCCCTATTGCCTATGCCTTGGCATGGCCACAAAGAATGAAAGCGCCATCGGCTAAACTTAATTTAGCTGAAATTGCACAGCTTAATTTCGAGGAGCCCGACCTTGAACGTTTCCCTGCCTTAAGGCTTGCGCGCGAAGCCTTGCAAACTGGTAAATCTGCCCCATGTGTTCTTAATGGTGTAAATGAAATAGCCGTGAGCGCCTTTCTAAATAACCAGATTGGTTTTCTAGATATCCCCTCTACGGTTGAAGCAATTTTAAGCAAATATGAACATCACGAGCTTGAAACAATCGAGCAGGTAATAGAGGCTGATAAAAAAGCCCGACAATTAGCCCTTCAAGCCATTGAAAAAATAAGTAAATAG
- the lpxA gene encoding acyl-ACP--UDP-N-acetylglucosamine O-acyltransferase: MANIHPSAVVDSKAQVAESAKIGPFCMVGPDAVIGENVELLSHVVVEGRTTIGNNNKIFPFASIGHCPQDLKYNGEPSRLEIGENNTIREHVTINPGTEGGGMLTKMGSNCLVMVGAHIGHDCQVGDNVILVNNATLAGHVTIEDWAIIGGLSAVHQFCRIGRHAMIGGMSGIENDVIPYGSVTGNRARLAGLNIVGLKRRNFDREAIHSMRTAYRLLFAQEGTMAERVEDVANMFKDVEPVMEIVKFIRQDSSRGVCTPK; this comes from the coding sequence ATGGCTAATATCCATCCAAGCGCTGTTGTTGATTCAAAAGCGCAAGTTGCTGAGAGTGCAAAGATTGGCCCATTTTGTATGGTGGGTCCTGATGCTGTAATTGGCGAGAATGTTGAACTGCTCTCTCACGTGGTTGTTGAAGGCCGCACGACGATTGGCAACAACAATAAAATTTTCCCATTTGCTTCAATCGGTCACTGTCCACAAGACCTGAAATATAATGGCGAACCTTCACGCCTTGAAATTGGTGAAAACAACACCATTCGTGAACATGTCACCATTAACCCTGGTACAGAGGGTGGGGGAATGCTTACCAAAATGGGCAGTAACTGTCTGGTGATGGTTGGCGCTCATATCGGTCATGATTGCCAAGTTGGTGATAATGTTATTCTTGTTAATAACGCAACGCTTGCAGGCCATGTGACTATTGAAGACTGGGCAATTATTGGTGGGCTTTCTGCTGTTCACCAATTCTGCCGTATTGGTCGCCACGCCATGATCGGTGGTATGTCTGGCATCGAAAATGATGTAATCCCATACGGTTCTGTCACAGGCAACCGTGCTCGTCTGGCTGGGCTGAACATTGTTGGACTTAAGCGTCGCAATTTTGATCGTGAAGCCATTCATTCTATGCGCACAGCCTACCGTCTGTTATTTGCCCAAGAAGGTACAATGGCAGAACGCGTTGAAGATGTTGCAAATATGTTTAAAGACGTTGAGCCAGTGATGGAGATTGTTAAATTCATCAGACAGGATTCATCGCGGGGCGTCTGTACGCCGAAATAA
- the rseP gene encoding RIP metalloprotease RseP, translating to MYDILFANPIVAFIFALSVLVFFHELGHYWVARRNGVKVEIFSIGFGPELFGWNDKSDTRWKVCLMPFGGYVKMFGDTDAASSGSTESEERPFSDEEMKVSFYYKSLGARAAIVAAGPIANFILAAVLFALLYMAVGVPEKFHAGVGEVVAESAAAEAGLEKGDLILSLGGQKLDTFDDLREIVMASPNKALDAIVLRNGSELAIKVTPKAREAGDKMVGQLGIRPDAEQAEYVRYNPVVAVWMGIERTYDLSAQILSHLGTLITGGGSMKDLGGPLRIAQVSGDAAKSGFDSLIYLMAVLSVNLGLINLFPIPMLDGGHLVFYAAEAIRGKPLSERAQEYGFRFGLTLVLGLMVFATWNDLVQLKVFDFITQLFT from the coding sequence ATGTACGATATCCTTTTCGCCAACCCCATTGTGGCTTTTATCTTTGCCCTCAGTGTCTTGGTTTTCTTCCACGAACTCGGTCATTACTGGGTTGCGCGACGCAATGGTGTAAAGGTGGAAATCTTTTCCATCGGTTTTGGCCCAGAACTTTTTGGCTGGAATGATAAGTCTGATACACGCTGGAAAGTCTGTCTCATGCCGTTTGGTGGATATGTCAAAATGTTTGGCGACACCGATGCTGCCAGTAGCGGTTCAACCGAAAGTGAAGAACGCCCCTTTAGTGATGAAGAAATGAAAGTTTCTTTTTATTATAAATCACTAGGTGCCCGTGCTGCTATTGTTGCCGCGGGCCCTATTGCAAACTTCATTCTTGCAGCTGTTCTTTTTGCTTTGCTTTATATGGCAGTTGGCGTTCCGGAGAAATTCCATGCTGGTGTTGGCGAAGTTGTGGCTGAAAGTGCTGCTGCTGAAGCAGGGCTTGAAAAAGGCGACCTTATTCTAAGCCTAGGCGGACAAAAGCTAGATACATTTGATGATTTACGTGAAATCGTTATGGCAAGCCCAAATAAAGCGCTTGATGCTATTGTTTTGCGAAATGGCTCAGAGCTGGCAATTAAAGTCACACCAAAAGCGCGCGAAGCGGGTGATAAGATGGTAGGTCAGCTTGGTATTCGCCCGGATGCGGAACAGGCTGAATATGTGCGTTATAATCCTGTTGTTGCCGTTTGGATGGGGATTGAGCGTACCTATGACCTATCTGCACAAATCCTATCCCACCTTGGCACACTAATCACAGGTGGGGGCAGCATGAAGGACCTTGGCGGGCCATTGCGCATCGCACAGGTTTCAGGGGATGCTGCCAAATCCGGCTTTGATAGTTTAATTTATTTGATGGCGGTACTTTCTGTTAACCTTGGTCTGATAAACTTGTTTCCAATTCCGATGCTGGATGGTGGACATCTGGTATTCTATGCTGCAGAAGCCATACGAGGTAAGCCTTTAAGTGAAAGGGCGCAAGAATATGGTTTCCGTTTTGGCCTAACTCTGGTATTGGGTTTAATGGTCTTTGCAACATGGAATGACCTTGTGCAGTTGAAAGTATTCGATTTTATCACACAGCTCTTCACCTGA
- the bamA gene encoding outer membrane protein assembly factor BamA has product MKKRNRITSISAGVAFGLTAALTSASAMANSLIEEITIVGAQRVEPETVRTYLTFQEGDNYSSRQLNRSLKKLFATGLFADVTFKREGTNLVINVIENPVINRIAFEGNRKLDDPTLDSEVTLRPRVIYTRTRVQQDVERILTLYRRSGRFAATIEPKVIQLDQNRVDLVFEIEEGDPTGVEKIRVVGNKEYSDSKLLDVVRTRESRWYNFLTADDNYDPDRINYDKELLRRFYLSRGFADFKVTSAVAELSPSREEFFITYTIDEGPRYEIRSVNIENSLEGLQDESLEGVSDIEVGDWYNADEVDDSVEDLIDNVGFQGFPFVKVSPQVDKDTENKQIDLTFNINEGPRVFVERININGNFRTLDKVVRREFQLVEGDALNAAKLKRSKKRINNLNFFENVQVAQSPGSAPDQKIIDVTVEEKSTGSLSVGAGFSTEDGPMVEFGISEANLLGKGQNLSLSANIAAEKTSYNLAFTEPYFLDRELAAGFDLYKTTQEKQDSSSYDVSSLGFALRASYPFSDHMTQAWSYKLDETTIENVASDASSLIKSQEGEEMTSSISHALTYDNRDSRVAPTEGYRLRVSNTVAGLGGTVYYLRNQVTASYYYPLEDQWILSTKGRIGHIVGLGEDVKVQNRYFLGGSTLRGFEDSGVGPRDSSTSDSLGGEYIVNGSTELRFPLGLPNEYQISGVAFSDYGTLTELNPTDSKTIDNSALRASVGLGLSWVSPMGPIGIDWAFPVLEEDHDKTENFRFTFGTRF; this is encoded by the coding sequence GTGAAAAAACGCAATCGTATTACATCAATCAGTGCTGGCGTAGCATTTGGACTAACCGCTGCTTTGACAAGCGCGAGTGCCATGGCAAACAGTTTGATTGAAGAGATCACAATCGTTGGTGCACAACGTGTTGAGCCCGAAACTGTACGCACGTACCTGACTTTTCAAGAAGGTGATAACTACAGCTCACGCCAGCTTAACCGTTCCTTGAAAAAGCTCTTTGCAACAGGTTTATTTGCAGATGTGACCTTCAAGCGTGAAGGTACTAATCTGGTTATTAACGTCATTGAAAACCCTGTTATTAACCGCATTGCCTTTGAAGGTAACCGTAAACTTGATGATCCGACTCTTGATTCTGAAGTGACATTGCGCCCACGTGTGATCTACACACGCACGCGCGTTCAACAAGATGTTGAGCGTATTTTAACGCTTTATCGTCGCAGCGGTCGTTTTGCAGCAACAATTGAACCTAAAGTCATTCAGCTAGATCAAAACCGTGTTGATTTGGTTTTTGAAATTGAAGAAGGTGATCCAACGGGCGTTGAGAAAATACGGGTTGTTGGTAACAAAGAATATAGTGACAGCAAGCTCCTTGATGTTGTGCGCACACGTGAGTCGCGTTGGTATAATTTCCTGACAGCTGATGATAACTACGACCCTGATCGTATTAACTATGATAAAGAGTTGTTGCGTCGTTTCTATTTATCACGTGGTTTTGCTGACTTTAAAGTAACATCTGCTGTTGCAGAGCTCAGCCCGTCACGTGAAGAATTCTTCATCACATATACAATTGATGAAGGACCACGTTACGAGATTAGAAGCGTGAACATTGAAAACTCATTGGAAGGCCTGCAGGACGAAAGCCTTGAAGGTGTTTCTGATATTGAAGTCGGTGATTGGTATAATGCAGATGAAGTTGATGATTCTGTTGAAGATTTGATTGATAATGTGGGTTTTCAAGGGTTCCCTTTTGTTAAAGTCAGCCCTCAAGTTGATAAAGATACAGAAAACAAACAAATTGACTTAACATTTAACATCAATGAAGGACCTCGTGTTTTTGTTGAACGTATCAACATCAATGGCAACTTCCGCACCCTTGATAAAGTTGTGCGACGTGAATTCCAATTGGTTGAAGGCGATGCACTAAATGCTGCAAAACTAAAACGTTCAAAAAAACGTATTAACAACCTTAACTTCTTTGAAAATGTACAGGTCGCCCAGTCTCCAGGCAGTGCGCCTGATCAAAAAATTATTGACGTGACTGTTGAAGAGAAGTCAACGGGATCTCTTTCCGTTGGTGCTGGTTTTTCCACAGAAGACGGCCCCATGGTCGAATTTGGTATTTCAGAGGCAAACCTGCTCGGTAAAGGTCAAAACCTGAGCCTTTCAGCAAATATCGCCGCAGAAAAAACAAGTTATAACCTCGCCTTTACTGAACCATACTTCCTTGATCGCGAACTTGCTGCAGGTTTTGATCTATACAAGACAACACAAGAAAAGCAAGATTCTAGTTCCTATGATGTAAGTAGCCTTGGTTTTGCTTTAAGAGCAAGCTATCCATTTTCGGATCATATGACTCAGGCATGGAGTTATAAGCTTGATGAAACAACCATTGAAAATGTTGCTTCAGATGCCTCTTCCCTGATTAAGTCACAAGAAGGCGAGGAAATGACATCCTCAATTTCACATGCACTTACCTATGATAATCGTGACAGTCGCGTAGCCCCCACAGAAGGTTATCGTTTGCGCGTCAGTAATACAGTCGCGGGCTTAGGCGGTACAGTTTATTATCTTCGTAACCAAGTGACAGCTTCATATTATTATCCACTAGAAGATCAATGGATTTTGAGCACTAAAGGACGTATAGGTCATATCGTGGGCCTTGGTGAAGATGTAAAAGTCCAAAACCGCTACTTCTTAGGTGGGAGCACTTTACGTGGTTTTGAAGACAGTGGTGTAGGTCCTCGTGATAGCTCCACAAGTGATTCACTGGGTGGTGAATATATCGTTAACGGTTCTACTGAACTTCGCTTCCCTCTTGGTTTACCAAATGAATATCAAATTTCAGGCGTGGCGTTTTCTGATTACGGTACATTAACGGAATTAAACCCAACTGATAGTAAAACAATTGATAACTCGGCACTACGTGCCTCAGTTGGCCTTGGGTTATCATGGGTATCCCCCATGGGGCCAATCGGCATTGATTGGGCTTTCCCTGTTTTAGAAGAAGATCATGATAAAACTGAAAACTTCCGTTTCACTTTCGGAACACGTTTCTAG
- a CDS encoding LpxI family protein, translating to MADKLGLLAGKGDLPKRIVQKCVSEGRPFHIIAFKGQTEPELVAGHPHTWVRLGAAGKTLSILKEENVKSLLMAGPIKRPSLVAIRPDAWGLKFLAKTGAAAFGDDGLLTRIIHALEGEGFKVIGAHDVLEDLLAPKGILGKTKPDEQAEKDIQKAFQIAHAMGELDIGQACVVQDGLVLAVEAIEGTDKMLERCLDVKRDGFGGVLVKAKKPNQEKRADLPTIGVATLINAHKAGLRGVAVEANGSIIVDQDKVISKADELGLFLMGIE from the coding sequence ATGGCGGATAAACTCGGACTATTAGCTGGTAAAGGCGACCTTCCCAAACGCATTGTTCAAAAATGTGTGAGCGAGGGTCGCCCTTTTCATATCATCGCCTTTAAAGGCCAAACTGAGCCAGAACTGGTTGCAGGTCATCCCCACACGTGGGTTAGGTTAGGGGCTGCAGGTAAGACACTTTCCATTCTCAAAGAAGAAAATGTCAAAAGCTTATTAATGGCGGGACCTATTAAACGGCCCTCTCTTGTTGCCATTCGCCCCGATGCATGGGGATTAAAGTTTCTCGCTAAAACAGGTGCTGCGGCTTTTGGTGATGATGGTCTTCTTACACGCATCATCCATGCCTTAGAAGGTGAAGGCTTTAAAGTTATTGGTGCTCATGACGTTTTAGAAGACCTTCTTGCCCCAAAAGGGATCCTTGGCAAAACAAAACCGGACGAACAAGCAGAAAAAGATATCCAAAAAGCATTTCAAATTGCCCACGCCATGGGGGAACTTGATATCGGTCAGGCTTGTGTTGTTCAAGATGGTCTTGTTCTTGCCGTAGAAGCCATTGAAGGCACTGATAAAATGCTTGAACGCTGTCTAGATGTAAAACGTGATGGCTTCGGCGGTGTTCTGGTAAAAGCAAAAAAACCTAATCAGGAAAAACGAGCCGATTTACCTACAATCGGTGTTGCAACACTTATCAATGCCCATAAAGCAGGCCTAAGAGGTGTTGCGGTTGAAGCTAATGGTTCTATTATTGTTGATCAGGACAAAGTTATTTCAAAGGCTGATGAGCTCGGTCTCTTCCTTATGGGAATTGAATAA
- the lpxB gene encoding lipid-A-disaccharide synthase, whose amino-acid sequence MKTPLIYLIAGEPSGDLLGARLMKALKAKTNGQVRFCGIGGPHMCEEGLESLFDMSELTVMGLAEVLPHIPKILRRIKQTAQDVESQKPDCLITIDAPGFTFRVAKKLKGKNIPLIHYVAPTVWAWKPGRAKKIAQFLDHLMVILPFEPPYFEKEGLKTTFVGHSVIESGIDDISAAAFKERHGIPADVPLLCMLPGSRQTETSQLLPIFKDAVTSLKAKYPNLRIVLPTVSTVSQYVKEMTMEWGIPILIVEGDDEKFGAFKAADVALAASGTVSLELALAKTPSVITYRMKKMTHFLAKRLVKVKYASIVNLLHDRYVIPELIQDDCTPENIVTEVSKILDDAKHRHTQDAEIETAMKKLGLGDGQKPSERAADCVLSLLQKDVS is encoded by the coding sequence ATGAAAACCCCACTTATTTATCTTATTGCAGGTGAGCCATCAGGTGATCTTCTTGGTGCGCGCCTGATGAAGGCGTTAAAAGCCAAGACAAACGGTCAAGTCCGTTTCTGCGGCATTGGTGGTCCTCATATGTGTGAAGAAGGATTAGAAAGCCTTTTTGACATGTCAGAACTTACCGTAATGGGATTGGCTGAAGTATTACCTCATATCCCTAAAATTCTACGTCGCATTAAACAGACAGCACAAGATGTAGAAAGCCAAAAACCGGACTGCCTCATTACCATTGATGCACCGGGTTTTACCTTTCGGGTTGCAAAAAAACTTAAAGGTAAAAACATCCCTCTGATCCATTATGTGGCCCCCACTGTCTGGGCATGGAAACCGGGCAGGGCAAAGAAGATTGCACAGTTTCTAGACCATCTCATGGTGATCTTACCGTTTGAGCCGCCCTATTTTGAAAAAGAGGGTCTTAAAACCACATTTGTTGGTCATAGTGTTATTGAAAGCGGCATTGATGACATATCAGCAGCAGCCTTTAAAGAGCGCCACGGTATTCCTGCTGATGTCCCTTTACTTTGTATGTTACCGGGCAGCCGTCAGACTGAAACATCACAGCTTCTGCCAATTTTTAAAGATGCCGTGACAAGCCTCAAAGCAAAATATCCTAATTTGCGCATTGTCTTACCCACGGTCTCGACCGTGTCACAATATGTCAAAGAAATGACTATGGAGTGGGGCATTCCCATTCTTATCGTGGAAGGGGATGATGAGAAGTTTGGTGCGTTTAAAGCTGCTGATGTTGCCCTTGCAGCCTCTGGCACAGTGAGCTTAGAGCTTGCATTGGCAAAAACCCCGAGTGTCATCACCTATCGTATGAAAAAGATGACACACTTTTTGGCAAAACGCCTCGTAAAAGTCAAATACGCCAGCATCGTCAATCTGTTGCACGATAGATACGTTATTCCAGAACTCATTCAAGATGACTGCACACCAGAGAATATCGTTACTGAGGTTTCAAAAATCCTTGACGATGCAAAACATCGCCATACACAGGATGCAGAGATTGAAACAGCGATGAAAAAACTTGGGCTTGGCGATGGGCAAAAACCAAGTGAGCGCGCCGCTGATTGTGTCTTATCCCTACTTCAAAAGGACGTTTCATAA
- the gloA gene encoding lactoylglutathione lyase yields MSEFRFLHTMIRVFDLDKSISFYTDILGMKLLRKSDYPDGKFTLAFVGYGGEEDHTVIELTHNWDQSEPYEIGNGFGHLALGVPDIYKTCESLRISGAKIVREPGPMKHGKTVIAFIEDPDGYKIELIEKK; encoded by the coding sequence ATGTCAGAATTTCGTTTTCTCCACACCATGATCCGCGTGTTTGATCTTGATAAATCGATTTCATTTTACACAGATATTCTTGGTATGAAGCTTTTAAGAAAGTCTGATTATCCAGATGGCAAATTCACCCTTGCCTTTGTAGGCTACGGTGGGGAAGAGGATCACACAGTTATTGAGCTTACCCATAACTGGGATCAAAGCGAGCCTTATGAAATAGGCAATGGCTTTGGCCATCTCGCCCTTGGCGTGCCTGATATTTATAAAACATGTGAAAGCTTACGCATATCTGGTGCAAAAATCGTGCGTGAACCCGGCCCGATGAAACATGGTAAAACCGTCATCGCTTTTATTGAAGACCCTGACGGTTATAAAATAGAACTCATTGAAAAAAAGTAA
- the fabZ gene encoding 3-hydroxyacyl-ACP dehydratase FabZ codes for MSENEVTSVDIMRIMEMIPHRYPFLLVDRVEDLVAGESATGIKNVTINEPFFPGHFPTKPVMPGVLIVEAMAQTAAVLVVHTEGSEIEGKLVYFMSIDGCRFRKPVGPGDTLHIKVKKERQRGNIWKFKGEAYSNDTLMAEAVITAMIVNE; via the coding sequence ATGTCAGAAAATGAAGTCACATCAGTAGATATTATGCGCATTATGGAAATGATCCCGCATCGTTATCCATTCTTGCTGGTTGATCGCGTTGAAGACCTTGTTGCTGGTGAAAGCGCAACGGGTATCAAAAACGTTACAATTAACGAACCTTTCTTCCCCGGCCACTTCCCAACAAAACCGGTTATGCCAGGTGTTTTGATCGTCGAAGCTATGGCACAGACCGCTGCTGTTCTTGTTGTTCATACGGAAGGTTCTGAGATTGAAGGCAAGCTTGTCTACTTCATGTCCATTGATGGTTGTCGTTTTAGAAAACCCGTTGGTCCCGGCGATACGCTTCACATCAAAGTGAAGAAAGAACGTCAACGCGGCAACATCTGGAAGTTCAAAGGTGAAGCCTATTCAAATGATACCCTAATGGCTGAAGCCGTTATTACAGCAATGATTGTGAACGAATAA